From the Lathyrus oleraceus cultivar Zhongwan6 chromosome 3, CAAS_Psat_ZW6_1.0, whole genome shotgun sequence genome, the window tgtggtgaattctctaatgtgcccctcattggtacataaggaggaatcaactacaaccctgtgtcgcaacccgaaaaatacggaAGGTGCGAAAAgacaaccggcgaagaaagaaatgacagaagagtcgccaccgtgcgttatttatcccaaaggagggaaaggaaacgctcgaagtaaacctagagaaaggaaaggaaaagacaaggtctcgcaaccaaatcttgggttcgggagtcgattatgcgaagggaaggtattagcacccctacgcatccgtagtactctacgggatccactcttgtttgtttcttgtctaaagggtgcgtgtttatctaatgtactatttactaaaagggtcaagagaaaaaatgactcgcacggatgtcgcatccactgcatacgtatctcatctggaatgagaatcagagtcttcgtagctcggttacctatgggttaaagagatgtgtgttcgctaagacatcgcgtcttatgcctacatatctcatcgggaatgagaatcagagcataatgtagttcaaactaactacgggaataagggtctcgattgcaactagggcaagagaaaaggaatgtctcgatcgcaacgagggcgagagaaaagaatcgcaacgagggcgaaagaaaacaaggattagttgttagttgttagtcaaactcggcaagacatcgcatcttgtgcctacgtatctcatctgaacatgagaatcagagttgccgtagttcggctcacgcacgcaaacaaacacaggcaaaggcaaacgtggagcctgactgccaatcactggacttacatcagcattcgaaccaaacacacacaaaggggcaaacgtggagcccgactgccaatcactggacttacatcagcatccgaacccaacaaacccacactggaacccgaatgccactcgatggacttacatcagcctccaagcacacaacaagcacaaacaaacaacaaatcgctaaggagtcgggaactcgagcctagcaactgtcagacaaacacacacaaaaaagggaaaagtgcccggagaggtctcgcacgacctcctgcctacatacctcgtctggaacaaggatcagggcgatgtagttcccctacatagggggTTGTCATTcgaacatggacttacaaaggaggacaccagttgtgtcaaaagAGAGTGGGCAATATGTtcacatcctagcagtaggtgtcgcagctcgctgaatcgagtcttaggcagttacctctttgcaatagaacggactacatgccacaagatcggagacgctaggaaaggtctagaagtgggggaagctctgccctaaagttgtcatgcaatgtgtacttaagtgttaggatttacaaatgggaatatctacctaatgttagcatgcaaaggaAATGGGGATTCTaactatgttatcatacaaaaggatatgggaatcctacctatgttatcatacaaagggttctatctaatgggtgctacctaatcggaacaagaatcgacgaatggagtgaggagaagtgttagggataaaggtagatggcgatgcatgaagcaatcgacttacaaggttgatggcgatgcatgaagcaatcgacttacaaggttgatggcgatgcataaagcaatcgacttacaaaggggggatgaatacgtgctggttctgttaggttttgaaaaatgattactcgacgttggatcgaggttttagtcttgttttgaaatggttatcgaatgtccattttaattcttgtattaacaggtgaataaagaatgaaagaataaattttatacatttcatgggagaggggtacatttgttatgaatgggggttgacatggtaatcaaacaatataaatatatgcctcatacaccatacaagtaggcaacagttaatcaacaataagatatttaagcaagtatataatcgaatcaaataatcaaagaatgaaataatgaagcattaaacaatgtatgagtgtaagtgcaagggaactggctcattgtaagaaagcccaagagtaagctatgtgaggttgatggcgatgcttaaaaagcaatcgacttacaagggtgtaaaaaatgggctcgatattaaatcgagaaaaaatatgatttttatagtttgagaaaaatggtttttttgaactaaattcaaatacaataactatgcattattaacaaatgaaattataataaacataaaaaacAGATATTAACAAAATACTAAAGGAATAAAAATGCTAAAGGAAAATACCATCAAACAAAAAGCAACAAGTgtcacacatgagtattgaacccttCTCTCCTAATATTATGCAACTGCCATCTCTCCACTAGGACACTCAACAATATTTGCTACTGAGATACTACCATAAATATATGAACTGGGCTAAcagatttaaaataaattaaaaaaaaacatttttatgggttttttattatttctgttaaaaaataaaataagctaaataaataaaaagtaaataataataataaaagaaaataaaaacatatatttttctgattttgtgttaaaaatgaaataaactaaataataaaagaaataattaaaaattaaaaaaaagaaaaaaaaaaagaaaaaaaaaaaaaaaaaaaaaaaaaaaggaaatggAAACAGCAAGCTCGTCTCCATCGTCTTCCTCCCTCGCTCTCTCTCAAACTCTCTCAAGCTCAGGGAAAACTCTCCCTCATCGCTCTCTCAATCTCGTTCGCACCTATCTCTCATTCTCACCAGAACCCTCTCAAACGCGCTCTCTCTATCTCACCAAAATCGTTCTCTCTCAACTCTCAATATCTCCCTCTCACTCACACGATATCTCCATCAACAAGCATATGAAAAGGATAAAAGGAAAAAAGGAGAAATTCTTACAAAGTGTCACGACGGTGGTGAAAGGCGTGAAGaagctggcctccaggtaatCGATTTTGGGATTTTTCTTTGTTTCAGACTTTCGCCCTCCAAGTCTTCTGTGAATAGTGGCCGCCTCTAACctttagaaattagggttttcttTGCTTCAGATTTTTGCCTCTCAGTTTCTGTTGTGCTCTTTAGACAAATCCCCCCTCCTCTTACTGATTTCTCTCCTTTTATATTTctctgaattagggtttcaaaggtGCCTTTGGTAATCCAGAAGAGTAACTCTGCAAGGCACTTTTGGTGTTCAGAAACTGGATTGACCCCTTTGATGTATGGATTCGAGACAGGTAATCTGAGCATCTGAGCATTCCTCTCTGTTTTTGTTTTAATTCCCGTTTGGGaatttctggattttgaatttTACTGCTTTGAGTAATTCTCCACTTTTTACTGCAGTGATTTTTTTTTAGAAAACTCTGTTGATTTGGTTGAGGTTCAATGGCTGAGTTACTTGGAAGTGAAGACACAAGGGAAAACACAACCAACATGGTTGCTAGACGATTAATTTCAAATTCTTCTGAGGAGTTGGAGCTAATGCATTAGGTTTGCATTGTATTTGCAGAAGAATACAGTTTTGCTCTGTGAAAGTTGGATTTGAATTACGAACAGTGTCTTTAAGAGTTGCTTCAGAAGACTCCTTGGTGTTATCTCCAAGCATCAATATTCTGTCATGAATTAACTTGCAACGCCAATGCGGGGAGGGTTTTCGGAATAAAGCTCGTACTGTGATTCGACGAAGTCAAGGGCAAGAGTACTGCTAGATTCATAGGGTTGTCTCCAGAACTGATCCTTTTGATTTCCTGGTTGATATTATGCCTCGGGAGGACTTGTGTGATAAAGTGCTAGCATGCGTGTTGGAGACCCTGTTGACGGAATTCCTTACAGTAATAAACCCTCACTCTCAGGAGAATTCTCGCCTTGCTGTAATTGTTGTAATTTCTTCACCATGGAGATCATAATGACAGATTCCCCGGGATTCAAAAATTGTTGCCATTTTGAATCAAAGGAATCAGTTGAAGCTAGCCTGGTTATTGAACCAGTTCCCTCTGAAGACGGTGCAGTGCCATCAGGCTGTCTAGCAGAAGCTGCAGAACCATCCTGAGGAGCCCAATGTTGCCTTGAATCTAAGTAGACAAACATTGGATCCAATACACGACGCATAGTTGTGCTTTCCTTGGCTAATTCAACCAGTCTTTGAATGCATATTTGAGCCCATATTTCTGGTTTTTCAATTTCTTCTCTTGTTAAGAGGGAAGGATCCTTTACTTCGGGCCGTGGTTGGATAATCAAGCAACTAGAGCGATTGTCATAAAATCAGCAAAAATGTATGAAAATTCAGTCATGAACCAAACCATTGCTGATAGACATTGCAAGCTCGACGCCCTCAAGCTGCAGTTTTCGAGTGTTTCACCGGGCTCCTGTGATAGCATGCATACTTTCTTCACCAATTTCTCCATGTTATGTGTGTAAGTAGAATCTACCTGACAGTAGATGAACCTTGTTAAGGACTGGCAACCAAGTGTCTGAATAGTCTCATCCTTGGAATAGTCCAAGAGCCCCGAAATCACATTAAGCACATCAACAACAAAATATGTTATTTGCACCTTACAAATGGAAAGCAACTTAATGAAAGATTCTGCTACAATCTTGACTAGTTTGATGTGCTCAGATCTCAGTTCTTTGTAGCATCGTTCTTCAAGATATTTTTCTATCTTGGTGGTCCGAAAAGGGTTTTTAGCGGCATATTCACATAATTTGACGATTTTCCTTTCGTTTGGAAGCTCATCAGGGGATTTAGGGAATTTGGCAAGCAATTTTCTGTAACGTTTAACAGGCTGTCTTGATCTTGACCTCAAAGCAGGACAACAAACACACATGCTCCCACAAGCCGGGAAAATCTTCCTAGAGATGATCCCCATTTTCTAGTTCCTTTGAAAGAAGATCTGAGAGTGGTAGGTGAAGGAACTTCAACAATGGAAGCAAGTGAGAATTGTAATAATTGGTACTGTAACTGTAGTACGGTAGAAGTATTATGAAAATCAGCAGCGCCATAACTTCTAAGGATCTTTCCAGCTTTGGCATTGACTTCAAATACAGTGTTTCTTTTGGATCCAAGTATAACAGCTCCATCTTTGAAGGCAATGAGTGATAATTGTCAGTTTTTGTAGACATGGAACGTGAAGCTGAATCTTCTTTAGTAGTTGAGAATAGTCTATCGCAAGAATTAGATGATGATCTCCGTGCTTCTTTGTACCTGGACAAATGAGATTCTTCCACATCATCCGCTAGAATATCTATATTTGAATTACCCAAGGAAGGCACAGTCTTGCACTTAGAGGTATCAACTATTGATTTCTGAAGTCTTGGAGGAGCTGAATTTGAGACGAGCTACAATTTGCATGGTTTGATTTGCAGTCATTCCAAGAGCCAAGAGGATCGGTTGTCACTGGGGCTAAACTTGCTTGAACCTGCCACACATCATAAGCCGTGTTGAGTAGAAACAACGGTGTCTCAACATGTTCAACCAAATTCTGAGGAAAGAAGCACGAAGTTGGGTCCAGTTTGTTGAGACAATTCTTTGGAAGATTTTTTTGTATTTCCTGTAACTGAACTACGCCTCCGAACAGATTTCTCAATGTGCGTCCTCCAGATACATCAATTGCATCTAGAAAAAATCCTGCATCACTACGACACTTCACTTTGCAAGATTTTGGTAACAAGTTCTGGAACTCATCACAATGTAGTATGGATGCAAGGCCACCCGCAGAACATCCAGAGAGAAGGGCCTGTTCGGCATTATGCATTCCTTGAGACATTAATTCCTCTATTGCAGCTAGCCATATTTTGTCCTCGAAACTGAAGTCCTGCAGCCTCATTTTCACTATCTCCGGTAAAAGATGCTCCATCACAGTACCTTAATTTGACTCTATTCCAGTTAAAGAAATCAGGGTTTTCTTCTGGTTTATTACTCAATATTCCTGTGAATGGTATTTGATTTTCCATGTAGTTTGAGGAACCACGACGAGTCTTTTTTTTTTTATACACACAGTTTCTGATAGTGTTACATCAACCTCCACTACTGTCATGTTGTGACCCGCAATGGCAAAGGAAAGCTCGTCGTTGAGTGCAGCGTTGATGATTCTCATGAGGTATGTCTTCCCTTGCTCTACCTCCATTGCAAATGTATGCTTTTCAAAACAAGGAAATAGTGGTCCTGGTTTGTATTGTATGAACTGGAACATAATGCCTTGTACCTTACTGTCACCTATTGTATATCTTAATCTTTTGTCAAGAATATATTTGAACATTTGACATCGCGGTGTAGAATGTGATTTGTATGCATCTTGGTGTCATTGTTCTGCAACTATGAAAGTTCCATTGAAAGCCTTTCTCATTGGCACCAAACTGTGAGGACTATTATCAACCACTTCGAAAGCAGATTTTATTCTTGGTTCCACCATGTGACAGTAAAGAAGATTATATTTATTGAGAGCATTCACCATATAAAGTCCCAATTCTTTAGGACTAGAGTCTCCACATTCTGAATGTTCTGCAAAAGGTGATAATCTTATTCCAACTTTATCTGCCCCTATTTCATTCACAGCAGCTTCAACAACTTCCAAAGCAAATTGACAGCGGTTCTCAATGGATCCACCACATTCATCTGTTCTATCATTCACTTCATCCTTCATGGATTGTTCAATTAAGTAGCCATGAGCCCCAATTGTGCAGTCAAGTGCAGGTCTGCAAGTCATATGGTGCCTGATGAATTTCAGTTTAGTTCTTCAGCTTGTTAACCCCAATCTTTCTTTTGCAGGGTGATTTTCGGTTATCCAGAAGATATTGTTGCAGGCCTGACGAATGCAGTTTCGGTTTCGGTGCCGTTGCATTCATTTGTGTGGGGTTTGCATTTGGCCTTACAAGGTGAGTTGTGTTTGCTGGATGTTGTATACCAGAGCGAAATTGCTCTAACCCTGTTATTGACTGTTTTCAACTGATGCGACTTTTCAACACATTATGAAACACGGACTGCTTCTGACCTTGAAATTTGGCGCATTGAAGATAAATATTCATAGAAAATATCACCTTTCAATGCTAAGGTTATTCTTGCAGGAACAACGGATTGAACAGCCTCCTTACTCAGCCTCTCAACACCTAACTTTCTTGGACTTTGCTCCAGGACTGCGGCACGGGTGTCTGTATAGATTCGAAAGAGCTGTTGTTGATGGCCTGCTTGAACCATTTGTTGTTCCTTCAACTGCTTGGCAACATCCCTAGCAGATGAACCAGAGACTTCAATCCAAGTTTTGGAGAACAAGGCACAGGCTGACAGCATAAACACCAGGTAGAACAGTGCATGGAAAGGATTGGCGGCCATATCAGCTAAGCTAGAGGGTGCAGTTATATAGTATGCAATGCCACCAACAGGAATAGAGTGACCGCCTCCATATTCAGATTCCTTCCATTTTCCCAACAGATCCACAATGAAGTTTCCGGCATACTTTCTGTGTAGCAGCTGGGAAAGGAAGTAGAGATTGGAAACAAGGGCAGACTGAAGAATAATGGGCATGTTGGAGGTGTAAAACAGTTTGATTGGATATGAGCCCTGCTGTCCACGAGCATTCTTCGACCTTACAGGCAAAACCACGCGGAAACCTTGGAAGTATATCACAATTAGAAAGATCAAAACAGGAGCCAGCAGATTTGTGACAATATTTAGGCATGGGAAGTTGCATCTTGTTATTTATATTTTCCTACTTGTATTCAAACTTTAGGACATGATATATCTCTTGTATACTTTTATTTACATGTCTTGATTTTGGGAGAAAATGACTGCATTTCTTCTTTATGATATGCTTTGTAAATGGATATTCAATGGACAAATATGGGTGaatttttgggttgactttggtcaaagttgaccaaaaagtcaactgtagactgaagtcaacagttggtcaaaaaaAATGCCAAATTGTATTTTTCgtatggaatcaaatgtaatgaaataaaattgaaataaattgaaatggattaacaaaatggtttgaagttggttttcaCAATTGGTTTAGTCATGACTTGAATAACTTGATtgataatgtgtatgaacaaaaccatgaaataagaccataaggttggggttttggcatagtatccatgaaccaaaAAACATGACTAGaaagtggcttgaaacacaagaaaccttttttttttttttcttcaaatgTCCCAGACCATAGATATATCCACAATCACCACACCATGACTTTGAATCAAAACCAATCCTCATGTAAAACCAAAAttaggttaggccaagcatgccaaacaaacataaaaaattcaggagcaaaatcggggtatgacaccctgctttggctcgccgtcaacttgggttccccttgaaagacaagcctaataacactcagttagaaggttttttctatcaagagggtaaagatcccaaacaTTTGAAGTAGAAAATGGTGCATGATTGgaataatgtgcataggaaaggaaaatCCAAGTTTGGTCcgcgcaactgtgtagctttggaagcttacactatttgggtgaagaagagagctttggagctgaagatgttgtatgcttgtgaaagacctatgtgtttggttgtggttgagccatcaactctccctaactaagatgtagaggagttggaagacgcactcgcccagataaagcaagagaaggatatgtgggaagaacggttccatgctttgagccgaaagcatgaagaattgcaacttgagtcgaaagacaaggatgcacttattgaacttctcgaagaccgagtagtgaagagacagagagacccagagggtctatcttcctctagtatgcctcagccttccggtgcttggaagaagattgttgatcagtttgtccttgagaaggctcggatgaagacatccttttagcctgagattcgacgcatccgaaggaagtatgtacctgcagccagatcatctgatactgttgttaagggatccttaggatgataattttccttttctcttttatttgtacttttgtttctgaaattgtactcagtgtaatccttccaaattttatgaataaaaatagattttatggtcaatcaaattgttattattatatatttgcaaataaaacttcatatgttccttgaaattaacAAACAGATCAAAatcattgcatttcatgcatcatttgcatagcaggttttcttcctccagatgtcttatcagttattcttctgtgcttcagccaagctgactcaccgatacaacactcgcgtTAATCAACCCAATATCATGAAGGATCTAGAGTAAGAGAACAGAGGAGCTGAAGGATGAAATTGCACGATTAATAACTATGATGGAGTTTGTCCTTGCTGCACAGAACCAGTCTTCACCAACTCTCgtaactcctccccagaggattATCATTTCTGAGGTTTCTACCTCCATTGTTCCTGTTACTTCCAGCTAATCCAGTCCTTCTATGCCTGTCGGGTTCCCTTGGAGAATTCCATCCAactttatgccagaagggtatgcacccCACCTTTGTCTCTATACTGGAATCTAGCCCAGTCATGTAAGTACCTCCTCCAGCTGTTAACACTCTGCCTCttgttgaggacaccatctaccattctgagccatctgaaggtccagacgtatatgagaaaatggacaAAATGAAGGATCCGTTTCTCGAGCTgcgtaaagagttgaagactctgagaggaaatgacttgtttgggaagagtgccACTGAGCTCTGCCTTGTGCCTAATGTAAAgatcctggtgaagttcaaagtccctaactttgaaaagtataagggaaacacttgtctTCTCAGCcaccttgtgatgtacgccaaaaatatgtctactcaaactgataatgatcagttgttgattcactacttccaagacaatTTGACTGGTGCCTCTTcgagatggtatatggggttagacagtgcaaGTGTCCATACTTTCAACGAActgggtgaagcttttgttaagcagtacaaatacaatgttgatatggcacc encodes:
- the LOC127131571 gene encoding uncharacterized protein LOC127131571, producing the protein METASSSPSSSSLALSQTLSSSGKTLPHRSLNLVRTYLSFSPEPSQTRSLYLTKIVLSQLSISPSHSHDISINKHMKRIKGKKEKFLQSVTTVVKGVKKLASRVSKVPLVIQKSNSARHFWCSETGLTPLMYGFETVIFF
- the LOC127128053 gene encoding protein SEMI-ROLLED LEAF 2, with translation MGIISRKIFPACGSMCVCCPALRSRSRQPVKRYRKLLAKFPKSPDELPNERKIVKLCEYAAKNPFRTTKIEKYLEERCYKELRSEHIKLVKIVAESFIKLLSICKVQITYFVVDVLNVISGLLDYSKDETIQTLGCQSLTRFIYCQVDSTYTHNMEKLVKKVCMLSQEPGETLENCSLRASSLQCLSAMVWFMTEFSYIFADFMTIALVA
- the LOC127131572 gene encoding 12-oxophytodienoate reductase 1; this translates as MTCRPALDCTIGAHGYLIEQSMKDEVNDRTDECGGSIENRCQFALEVVEAAVNEIGADKVGIRLSPFAEHSECGDSSPKELGLYMVNALNKYNLLYCHMVEPRIKSAFEVVDNSPHSLVPMRKAFNGTFIVAEQ
- the LOC127131573 gene encoding uncharacterized protein LOC127131573 — protein: MPIILQSALVSNLYFLSQLLHRKYAGNFIVDLLGKWKESEYGGGHSIPVGGIAYYITAPSSLADMAANPFHALFYLVFMLSACALFSKTWIEVSGSSARDVAKQLKEQQMVQAGHQQQLFRIYTDTRAAVLEQSPRKLGVERLSKEAVQSVVPARITLALKGDIFYEYLSSMRQISRSEAVRVS